ACAACCCTGTCGGTCGAGTTTGGCACAAAACAGAATTAGAACAACTGGTCGCAATAGCGAAGAAATATAACACCCTCATCATTAGTGACGAGATCCATGGCGACATCGTGTTTGACGATGCCACATTCACCAGTATTAGTTCATTAGATTATGACAACAGCTTAACGATTATTGGTTCGCCAGCTAAGAACTTCGGCTTAAACAGTATTTCCAATGGTTATATTTACAGTGACAACAAAGTATTACGTGAGAAGATCAAAAGCACCGTGGTATCAATGTCGCTTGACCACGAAAATATCTTTACCACGAACGCGACCATCGCAGCTTATCAGCAAGGCCAAGCATGGTTTGATGCCTTTTTAAGTTATACCCAAAATACCCGCAATTGGATCACCGCATTTATGGCCAATGAACTGCCACAAGTGAAAGTGTTTGAACCTGAAGGCACTAATCAAATTTGGTTTGATTTTACTGGCTTAGGATTAACGTCGGCGCAGCTTAAATCGCTATTAACACAGCAAGCAAAATTGGCGCTTACCCCAGGCACTTGGTTTAGTGAGCCTGATGAAAACTTCTATCGCATGAACTTTGCATCACCGTTAGCGCAAATTCAGGCTTCACTCACGTTGTTGAAATCAGCAATAGATAGTGAATAGGCGTAACGCTAAGCTCAACTATATAGCGACGCATATTAAGACAAAACCTACGTATTTTATTGTGTCGCGGGCTACGTTCACTTTATGCTGCGAAAACGCCTGCAGATATGGGGCTGACTCCAGTTAAAAATCTAGCGGGTAGTTTTGTTGAATAGGTTGAAAGTGGCGGTGCTGTCGAGTCGTAACCTTCTGTTAGGATTTAAGCTAATAAAGGCGAGTATGATGTGGATTAATTTACTTATAAATGTTCCATACCATGCTCGCATTTTTACGTTTTAGAAAACAAGACGACTCAATTATTCGTCGACAGATCACATTACCAAGACCTTCAAAAGGTTCTAACAATCAAACCAATTGGTCAAACTTATCAAGTTAATTCAACAACTTAAAAATACCCACAAAGTATAGCAAACATAAATTAAGCTTGTCCTAGATCAACGTCCACTCTCAGCTAACCAACTATATTGGCCGCAGAAAATAAAGCCCATTGGACTAATTAAGGATTATATTTATGAAAAAATTACTTGTACTTAGCCTCGCATCTGCAATGTCGTTTTCAACAATTGCGAATGAAAATGTCATTAACGGGATGGATTTTGGCCCTCTCGCCCAGCTTGTAGGGACTTGGAAAACAATGGAAGGAGCCGGTGTTGATGTTGCACCTGCAAAAGTCGGTTCTGAACAAGGAGCAGGCTCTCTTGCAGTGAGTCCTTTTTTCGAAACAATGACGTTTGAAGCGGCAGCAGATGCCGAGAATGCAAGCGAGCAATACTTAGTGGCTTTATATTACAAACAAGAAGTATTTAGAAAGTCAGATGGCTCTAAATTTCATGATCAACGTGGTTATTTTATCTATGATGCTAAAAATCAAATGGTATACAACTCATTTTGCATACCACGTACTACCTGTGTCACCGCTGAAGGTGTTGCAGGTAAAACAATGACACTGACTGCACCTGCACGAGGGATAGCTGAAGGTTCATATATGACAGGGAAAGCCTCAACAACAGGCTTTAGTATGAACATCAAAATTGAAGAAAATAAACTAACTTATTCACAAAATACGATGTTAGATATTTACGGTCAGCCAATGTCGCATACCGATAGCAGCACACTAATCAGAGTAACAAAATAACGTTAAGACAAAGCAGTCCAACATTATGGTGTTATGCCCTATTTGGACTGCTTATTTATTCTATGTAAAGAAAGACTAATCTTCAAAGTCTGAAATAAGTAAATTCGCAGCTGCAAAAGCGGCTTTATCGCGAACATCGTCAGGCAAAGTCTCATCACCCGCAACATCGTTTAACGCTTTAAGTGCACAGCCAATCGCTTTGGGGATATAACCTTGATCGCCACTGCCGATTAATGAATACAACTCACGGACTTTGTCACAACACTGATACACGTTCATGGTAATACCTTATATAGAAGAGTCATTTAAAATTAATATGAGGCTATTTTATCCTTTGCAGTAATTCAATGTCGAGCGTTAAGGTTGGCTAATTGAGGATGTGTTGATCTTGGTTGGTAAATGCATATCGACGATTTAACCCTAATAACCTCTAACGAGGAGGCTTTTATTCAATGAATAGCAAACTAAAATCTCATTTATGTTAAATACTTTCTTTTATACGTTGATGATTTAGATAACAGCACCATTGAAGGAATGACACAAATAAACCCTAAAGAAAAAATAAGGCGGTTGAACTCCAATAATTGATAGGCCGAAAACAAAGTTATAATCAGCAACGAAATTATGTGCAGCTTATGCCAAAATTGATTTTTTTTTGCAGAAATCGAGTAAGCTCGAACAATCATAATAATTCCATCATATTTATATTTACACTTTAACCAGAATGTTTACACGTGTATTTGCGCGAATAACGACTAGATAAAACGATTTAATCAGTAATAGTAAAAGAAAATACCTCTGCATTAAATAGTAAATAAATACTAAGCATATAATTAAGACGCCTATACCTCTTAATTTCCATTTAATATAAGAACGGTTGGATAGGCGTTTAAGTGGTAATTTAGAAAGGCTGAGCGGCTTCAGTACATTTACCTTACTGTGCTGCCGTTGTTTTTGTTAACACAGCGCAGAACCAAAAGCATACTCACTTAAGATACCGACTCTAAGCCTTATTTATAGATGTTAATTTAGCTATGACTGGTTAAACATGATGGGATAATTTTGCACTAAATTGGGGAATCAATGTTTCAGCTAAAATAAGCCTGAAACATCTATTTTATCAAGTAACATTCCAATAATACGATGTTTGAGTGGTTGTTATATTTCTATAAGTCTAGAGTGTTAAGTACAGTTTTACCCATCCCCGTTAAAATTATCAATCGATGCTAGAATCACTACCTAACTTAAGATCCAAGTACTTCTTAATGACAACATCGATACGGACCCAATTACTGTTCGGCTGTAATCTCGACACTTTATAATGTTTGCGTTGTTCAAGCGTGGCAAGCTCAGCTATCTCTAAAGCATCAATCCCGCCGGTATAACCAACGAATAACTCTTCACTTACGATAAGCTCAGGTAACGCCTTAAGTAATTCGCCTATATTAGCGATTAGACGATAATCTGCTACATTACTGATTAGCTCTTTTTCACTTCTTTTAACTGCGTTTTCGAGGATTTTAAAGCAATAATCAATATTACTTTGATGCTCTTCGCCTAATGTATCTCGCAATATGTCAATCACACCAGTCCATGTTAATTGCGATATACCAGACAAGAGTTCATCTTCGTCCCGCACTTCATTAACCGTCAACAAAGCACATTTAATTTCGCAATGGCTATATTGGGTTTCATCTAATATCATCGCTATCGCGTCATGCTGTTTAGTCACTTGATCAGCGAGAGCGACGACTGTTGGCGCAGTAAAAAACTTAGCCTCTATAACTAAGATCTGATTGCCCCATCTTAGAAATAAGTCAGGAACAGCAACGCGGCCCCTCTCTTTAAATATATCCTTTATATTACCTTTCGCTTTTGCCCCATCTCTTAATGGATCAAGTTCAGTAACGATTTCAATATCAGCTGAAAGGGTATTATCAGGCATTATATTAAGCTTTTTAAACAATGCTTTTAGCCCTGCAAACTCATTGACCATTAATAAATGTGACAGTAATGTCGCGGTAAAATAACGTTCACTGCGAGCTGTTTCATCAAATCTAATTTTAGACATCTGCTTTCCTTGTTTACGTGGCATTTATGTGAGAATGGCAAGATACATATCCTTACACCTAGAAAGACTACTCTATTACCATTTGTAGGTATAAGGAAGTAAATAACAGCAATTATTGAGCTAAACCTGAAACTAATGATAAACAGAATAATACGATATGGAATAGTAGCTTATAACTAAGAAATGTATGATGAACGTCGATGAAATCAGCAATATAATAGGGTTGAAAAACAACCTGTACGCTATTAAATATCGATTAGGCGATTAATAATTGCGCATTTAAAATGCAAGTTAAAATTACTTAACATCTTCTTTGATGTTGATATTTATAGTTAATTCAGTTGTTTAATTGTTACTTATGATAATAACTGTAAATAATATCGTTACAGAGTGTTTCGTTAATACATAATAGAGGTATTGAAAAATGTAATTTATATGTTACTTTCCTGTGATCTTAGTGATTTATCTTGAATCACACGCTTCAGAAATTGGTCTAATGAAAATAACAATTAAAATAAAATTAACTATTACAATTTGCGTGATGCTATTACTTGTTAACGGGTTCTTTATTACAAGTATTTTCATGACAGAAAAGACAGTGCTCGCGACAGAGAAAGTCAACATACGTACAAAAGTCGAAAGCTTAATAAAGAATAACTTACAAGGTCAAACCGACAACCTGAGCTTATCTTTAGCTAATTTATATGAATCCTCTTCTGCCAATAGAATCAGACAAGAACTCCGCACTGAGATCTTAACATTCAAAAAAACCATTGCTGATATGTATGCAGATGCGCCGTCGGACGACGATGCACAAGCAAATATCAACGCATTTATTGATAACTATCGCTGGAATGATGGTCGTTACATTTTTGCTTATGATGCTGATTCAATTGAAAACATAGCCAATGGCGCAAACCACCGTATTATCGGTGCCTCTAGCTATAACTCGCAAGATAAAAAAGGCAATTACTACGCTCGAGATATTGTTAACAGTGCTAAAAAATCAACGGTTGGTTATAGCCTGTATTACTTTCTAAACCCAGCGTCAGATAAAGTTGAAGAAAAAATGTCGGCTTCTTTCTATTTCGAGCCACTGAACCTTGTTATTGCGACTGGTGAATATACAAGTCGATTAAGACAAAGCAAAATTGATATGGCGCTGAATGCCGTTAGCCTAACTCAATACGGTAAAGACGGTTACTTTTGGGTCCAGGATACCAAGGGCAAAATCCTTATGCATCGAGACGCTAAATTAATCGGTACGACTGCAGACTTTACTAGTGATGCAGCTACGCGCCTTCAGAGTAAATCCGACATTTTCATGTCTGCGGCATTTAAACATGAAGACACGAATAAAGTAGAGAATAAGATCCTATACGTACGTAACATCTTCCCTGACTGGGGCTGGTCATTGGGGACTGGTACCTATGAGAGTGAAATCTCTACCATTGAAGAAAGTTTGACGACAGCGACAGCGGATATCTTCGATACTGAAATACAAAATAGCTTTAAATTCGCTACTGTACTTTTCATTCTTGCTATTGTGTTTTCACTTTGGCTTATCAACCGTATTATTCGTGAATTATTGGTACTGAAATTAAGTATTGATAATTTATCAACTGGCGAAGCCGATCTCACTTCAAGATTAGTGATTAGGGGCAATGATGAAGTTGCCGATATTAGTCACTCGGTGAATAACTTTATTGGTTACTTACAATCGATGATGTTGGATATTTCTGGTGCGTCAAAAAATATTACCCGCGGTATTCATGATATTCATTCACAGTCTGAGCGTAATACTCAAGCGCTGGATAACCACAGCGCAGAAACGGAGTTAGCAGTAACGGCAATTACCGAGATGAGTACAACCGCAGACATCGTTGCCCAAAATGCACTTCAAACGGCAACGAGTACTCGAGTCGCAAACGATGACGCGCAAGCATCGAAAGTAACGGTTGTCGAGGCATCGAATAGCGTCATGTCTTTAGTCTCTGAAATGGATGATACCGCTAAAAGTATACATGCCATGAATGAAGGCACTAAAAATATTGCCACGGTATTAGAAGTCATTGGTGGCATTGCTGACCAAACCAATTTGTTAGCATTGAATGCCGCGATTGAAGCAGCAAGAGCAGGTGAACAAGGTCGTGGTTTTGCCGTTGTGGCTGATGAAGTTAGGTCTTTAGCTGCTTTAACCCAAGACAGTACCGCTAAGATTAATGATATGCTGCAGAGCCTCACTGTTCGAGCTGATTCAGCCGTTTCAGCAATGAACAATACAACCGAGAGTTGTCAGAAAGTGGCCGAAAACACATCATTAGTCACTGAAAGCCTAGATAGTATGACAGGCTCTATCGTTGAAATTAATGATTTAAGTACGCAAATTGCAACCGCATCTGAAGAGCAGAGTTCCGTGACTGAAGAAATAACGCGTAATATGCATACCATCCAAGAGATGGTGCAAGTGTTAAGCAAAAACGGTCAAGAAACAAAAGTAAGTGTGAAAAACCTGACCGGTGAAAATGACACGCTTGCCGCATTGGTTGCTCGTTTTAAATTAAGCTAACAACAACGAGCATGGTATAGAGAGGTTATCTCATTATCATGCTCGCCTTGTTTAAATACTTAATAGTGCTAATCCTAAAGGTGCATTACAGCGCTCAGTCTTAGGCTTAAAAGCATGACATTTTGCCCTCAATTCTCATACCTAATTATTAATATCTATGCCAGCGCTCTAATTTACAGGTCTGACCTGAGATGACGCGACAATACTGTTATCGTATCTACCCACTTAGATTCATATTGTTTATAGTCACCTGTATAAAAAGAGATAAATATGAGAAACAAAATTCTAGCGTTATGTATAACAGCAGCATTTTTACCATCTTTAGTGAATGCGGCAGTCGCAGATCAAGTCATAGAAAAACAAAGAAGTGAACTCGCGGCTAGTAGTCAGGGTAAAGGGTTTGGCCCGCAATCACCACGCGATATCGACACGCTTCAAGGCGAAAACAAACGACTATTTTCCCTTGCTCCAGCGTCTACAGAAATGAACCTCTGCAATATTCATTTCCATAAAAATGCAGAACATAAAGGCGGTGAATTCACCAAATATGCTGGCAATGGTGACGGGCATGGATATCAAAGCGGTTATGAATATTCAGGCAAGTTAACACCACAAGAATTATCACCTCTTCAACATAAAGCAAAAACCAGTAAACACGATAACCTTGCCCCTGGCGATACGATTGAAGCACACTATGTCTACTCAACAGCGCAAGTGGAGCCTGGTGCAACCTTAGGAGCCTGCCTTAGCGATGCAAACAACAATCCTCAACTAAGAGTAGAAACCCAAGTTTACGTATTAGTGAACGATAATAAGGCTATGAATTTTGTCGAACTCACTAAACTCGGTATGGTCAATGGGCTGTATCAGGCTGTTAACATTCCAAACAACACGGGTACACCAATACAGTATGCAGGCTCGACGACAGGGCCAAGTTATAACGAAGTATCGTCGCCATTTCAGGTAAGTTGGAGTGTTCGCCCACAAGTAATGAAGGTAGACATAAATAGTGTTTCGGCATGGTTAAAAGACAATGAGTTCGATGAAGATCATGCACATGGAGTCAGAAACTTAGTCATCAACCCAGCTTTACTCTCGAGTAACAAGTAACATATCAACGCTTACTTCAAAGTAATGATATCCACTATTATTCATACACATAAGAATATGATGTGAAAGTTCAATAAACCTGGAGTTCGCTATTTAAATCTAGCGAACTCATTCATTCTTTAACCTGTAACATAATATAAAAATCAAAAGACTCTATTATTGCGATTCCAGAACAATGACGTAAGAAAGGAAATTAAAGCAAGAAATATAAACAGAAAGGAAAGAGGAATAAATCCAAAAGATTCAATAAGCACTCCATCTCCATCGACATACGAACCAATTAGGTTGTAACTGATAGAGCATGCAGCGCTAAAAGCCAAAAATAAAACTGATAACCAAAACTTTTTTAATATTTTCATTCAATTATATCCATTCGTAAATTAATTGTATATTTACGACCATTATAAAAATGAATAAGTTCATACTGATTTAACCAACTGCTGACATTCTCTTACAACTCAATAATGTACTCTGCTAAAACACGCATGTAATATCATGATCCATACTTCATTCAGGTTAAATTGATGTTCCGTATACAAAAGATTATATTTATATCCCTACTTACCAATTTACTCGCGTCATGCGCTTATCATGAATACAACCCATCAAAACCTGATGATTACGCGAAATATTGGTGCCAGGAAGAACACAGAAATAACTCCGTACTTGCGATTCTAGATACAGATCAGGGGCGAGAAGATACAGCCCCAGACAATTGTGATATCTATTACAGATAGCAGGCTGACATAGTTACCCTTTAAGTTAAATATCTTGCTGTTTAAGCAGTTTAGTCGGGATAGCACCATCAACACCAAGCGTTAAATGCACGGTTTCAGTAGGCACTTCAGCATACGCTTGTTGCTCACCATGTTGGTTGAATGACAGTTCGATTTTAGAATCCCAAAGGCGCATTTCATTAAGCTTAATTCGGTCGCCAATAAAATAAGAGTCTAAGTGTTGTATGGTTTGGTTATCAATGTCTTGCTCAAATAAGCCAACATAAGTGAATACCCCACTACCTTGGTTGCTGACAGTAAATGGCGCGACAAAATAAATACGATTGTCAGCGGTGATCTGACCTAACGGATTAATGTGCATGTAATCGAGTAATACCTCACCACGTTCTTCACCGACCTGATAATTCCCCTGCGCTTTACCGTGCGGCGTGCCTAGGTCAATTATCGACGTCAGTTTAACGCTATCACCAGTATCCGGCAGATTAATAATAAAATCACTGCTGGTCTTCATGCTGAATAACGTCAATATTACTTCTGAATGATAATCGGGTGCCTTGCTGCTGGAATCCCCCATATAACGAGCCACGTTCACTAGTGCCAATACACTGACACAAGCCAATACGATATAAACTAACTTTTTCATTATTAACACCTTTATTGGATTTTATCTGTAGACATAATACCGTAAAAAGCATTAAAAAAGCCCTCAATAAAGAAGGCTTGTTTCAGTTAACGACTACAGATTATTTAAATGACATGATTACAGTTCGTTAAAACATACTTTTTGGAAATTGTTCCATTCGCTCACACCGGGGGCAACTTCCATACAGCCTTTTTTGGTATCCATGACAGCGGTTAATGTCGTAATAAAGTCCGACCCGTATGCGGCATGCTGAGCAATAGGCTTGGTATTAAGCACATATTTTGCGGCATCAATATTACCCTCAGGTGTATTATCAATAAACTGCTGCGAAAACTCCGCACGCCATTCGGTATAAGCGGTTGCGATTGTACGCTGTTTACTTTTCTCTGCCATCCCTACAGATTCCGCGAAGGCTTGCATAACACCCGCTTTTTCTGAGTGGTTAGCATGGCCGATGCCAGCAGCACGCTTAATCACGTAATTGCCTTCACTTAGCATTTCGACACCGACCGTACCACCTTGGCTATCGGCAAAGTTAAAGTGTGATGCCACTACCGTTCTATG
The DNA window shown above is from Moritella sp. F3 and carries:
- a CDS encoding MalY/PatB family protein is translated as MLKLAPSQTDINNKFIKHDSNMLKQVYGTDDVAPYWIADMEFPIASPITQAMQQLVSRETYSYEFDSKTVFQAISQWNKTRHNLDLNPDHFVPAPGVLSVIALLIREFTDEGDGVLIQTPVYHQFRRLIESAGRRAVNNTLQIDNDKYVMDFANFEKQLQSGKVKMVLLCNPHNPVGRVWHKTELEQLVAIAKKYNTLIISDEIHGDIVFDDATFTSISSLDYDNSLTIIGSPAKNFGLNSISNGYIYSDNKVLREKIKSTVVSMSLDHENIFTTNATIAAYQQGQAWFDAFLSYTQNTRNWITAFMANELPQVKVFEPEGTNQIWFDFTGLGLTSAQLKSLLTQQAKLALTPGTWFSEPDENFYRMNFASPLAQIQASLTLLKSAIDSE
- a CDS encoding heme-binding beta-barrel domain-containing protein — protein: MKKLLVLSLASAMSFSTIANENVINGMDFGPLAQLVGTWKTMEGAGVDVAPAKVGSEQGAGSLAVSPFFETMTFEAAADAENASEQYLVALYYKQEVFRKSDGSKFHDQRGYFIYDAKNQMVYNSFCIPRTTCVTAEGVAGKTMTLTAPARGIAEGSYMTGKASTTGFSMNIKIEENKLTYSQNTMLDIYGQPMSHTDSSTLIRVTK
- a CDS encoding methyl-accepting chemotaxis protein; protein product: MTEKTVLATEKVNIRTKVESLIKNNLQGQTDNLSLSLANLYESSSANRIRQELRTEILTFKKTIADMYADAPSDDDAQANINAFIDNYRWNDGRYIFAYDADSIENIANGANHRIIGASSYNSQDKKGNYYARDIVNSAKKSTVGYSLYYFLNPASDKVEEKMSASFYFEPLNLVIATGEYTSRLRQSKIDMALNAVSLTQYGKDGYFWVQDTKGKILMHRDAKLIGTTADFTSDAATRLQSKSDIFMSAAFKHEDTNKVENKILYVRNIFPDWGWSLGTGTYESEISTIEESLTTATADIFDTEIQNSFKFATVLFILAIVFSLWLINRIIRELLVLKLSIDNLSTGEADLTSRLVIRGNDEVADISHSVNNFIGYLQSMMLDISGASKNITRGIHDIHSQSERNTQALDNHSAETELAVTAITEMSTTADIVAQNALQTATSTRVANDDAQASKVTVVEASNSVMSLVSEMDDTAKSIHAMNEGTKNIATVLEVIGGIADQTNLLALNAAIEAARAGEQGRGFAVVADEVRSLAALTQDSTAKINDMLQSLTVRADSAVSAMNNTTESCQKVAENTSLVTESLDSMTGSIVEINDLSTQIATASEEQSSVTEEITRNMHTIQEMVQVLSKNGQETKVSVKNLTGENDTLAALVARFKLS
- a CDS encoding delta-class carbonic anhydrase, which codes for MRNKILALCITAAFLPSLVNAAVADQVIEKQRSELAASSQGKGFGPQSPRDIDTLQGENKRLFSLAPASTEMNLCNIHFHKNAEHKGGEFTKYAGNGDGHGYQSGYEYSGKLTPQELSPLQHKAKTSKHDNLAPGDTIEAHYVYSTAQVEPGATLGACLSDANNNPQLRVETQVYVLVNDNKAMNFVELTKLGMVNGLYQAVNIPNNTGTPIQYAGSTTGPSYNEVSSPFQVSWSVRPQVMKVDINSVSAWLKDNEFDEDHAHGVRNLVINPALLSSNK
- a CDS encoding DUF3955 domain-containing protein, whose amino-acid sequence is MKILKKFWLSVLFLAFSAACSISYNLIGSYVDGDGVLIESFGFIPLSFLFIFLALISFLTSLFWNRNNRVF
- a CDS encoding YaeP family protein: MNVYQCCDKVRELYSLIGSGDQGYIPKAIGCALKALNDVAGDETLPDDVRDKAAFAAANLLISDFED